From bacterium, a single genomic window includes:
- the ribH gene encoding 6,7-dimethyl-8-ribityllumazine synthase, whose amino-acid sequence MRIAVAVSRFNARITRRLLRGAQEALVRCGVADERVEVAWTPGAWELPILAQGLARTGRYDAIVCLGCVIRGETAHDRMIGLGATTGLARVALDERVPVTLGLLTVRTLEQAEARSGGDRGNKGEDAALAAVEMAALLRRVRGEADGGSDGGRAHR is encoded by the coding sequence ATGCGTATCGCCGTCGCGGTGAGCCGGTTCAACGCGCGCATCACGCGGCGGCTGCTGCGGGGCGCCCAAGAGGCGCTTGTCCGCTGCGGCGTGGCGGACGAACGGGTCGAGGTGGCGTGGACGCCGGGCGCCTGGGAGCTGCCCATCCTGGCGCAGGGTCTCGCGCGCACCGGCCGCTACGACGCGATCGTCTGCCTCGGCTGTGTGATCCGGGGCGAGACCGCGCACGACCGGATGATCGGGCTCGGCGCGACGACCGGCCTGGCGCGGGTCGCGCTCGACGAGCGCGTGCCAGTCACGCTCGGCCTGCTGACGGTGCGGACGCTGGAGCAGGCGGAGGCGCGCAGCGGCGGCGACCGCGGCAACAAAGGAGAAGACGCGGCGCTGGCCGCCGTGGAGATGGCCGCGCTGCTGCGGCGCGTGCGCGGGGAGGCGGACGGTGGATCGGACGGCGGACGCGCGCACCGGTAG